The following are encoded together in the Conger conger chromosome 11, fConCon1.1, whole genome shotgun sequence genome:
- the ficd gene encoding protein adenylyltransferase FICD has product MAVVLAWRHVAGRLLYGWGPLLCLLLGTLLALLLPLAGVEEQCCASLKGLALLRCHLWGSAVRSVVQSTSLTVPFTSFDLLPVRPKPTAESQLEAKAALQQAVEMKKQGKREKAHKLLVHALNMNPEFVEALTELGTILEEQKDVIQADHLYTKALAISPCNEKALVSRDRTLPLVEEIDQRHFSIIDGKVRRLMSIPKGNSALRRTMEETYYHHIYHTVAIEGNTLTLSEIRHIIETRYAVPGKSLHEQSEVIGVDAAMKYINTTLLSSAGSVTFDSILEIHRRVLGYTDPVEGGRLRTSQVFVGHHIPPHPRDLEHHMQELVQWLNSDEALNLHPVEYAALAHYKLVYVHPFVDGNGRTSRLLMNLVLMKARYPPITIRKEQRAEYYGALDTANEGDVRPFIRFIAKCTEMTLDTLLIATTEHAVGLPGASPRPSADCQQTIPIHN; this is encoded by the exons ATGGCGGTGGTGTTGGCGTGGCGGCATGTCGCTGGCCGTCTCCTTTACGGCTGGGgccctctgctctgtctgctgcTGGGCACCCTGCTAGCGCTGCTTCTGCCCTTGGCGGGGGTAGAGGAGCAATGCTGCGCCTCGCTGAAGGGCCTGGCCCTCCTGCGCTGCCACTTGTGGGGCAGCGCCGTGCGCTCCGTGGTCCAGTCCACTAGTCTCACCGTCCCCTTCACCTCGTTCGACCTTCTGCCCGTCCGCCCCAAGCCCACTGCAG AGTCGCAGCTGGAGGCCAAGGCCGCCCTGCAGCAGGCCGTGGAGATGAAGAAGCAAGGGAAGAGGGAGAAGGCCCACAAGCTGCTGGTTCACGCCCTGAACATGAACCCCGAGTTTGTGGAGGCCCTGACCGAGCTGGGCACCATCCTGGAGGAGCAGAAGGACGTCATCCAGGCGGACCACCTCTACACCAAGGCCCTCGCCATCTCGCCCTGCAACGAGAAGGCCCTGGTGAGCCGGGACCGCAcgctccccctggtggaggaGATCGACCAGCGCCACTTCAGCATCATCGACGGCAAGGTGCGGCGGCTGATGTCCATCCCCAAGGGCAACTCCGCCCTCCGGCGCACGATGGAGGAGACGTACTACCACCACATCTACCACACGGTGGCCATCGAGGGCAACACGCTGACCCTGTCGGAGATCCGGCACATCATCGAGACGCGCTACGCCGTGCCGGGGAAGAGCCTGCACGAGCAGAGCGAGGTCATCGGCGTGGACGCCGCCATGAAGTACATCAACACCACGCTGCTGTCCAGCGCCGGCTCCGTCACCTTCGACAGCATCCTGGAGATCCACCGGCGCGTGCTGGGCTACACCGACCCCGTGGAGGGCGGCCGGCTGAGGACCAGCCAGGTCTTCGTGGGCCACCACATCCCGCCCCACCCGCGGGACCTGGAGCACCACATGCAGGAGCTGGTGCAGTGGCTGAACTCGGACGAGGCGCTCAACCTCCACCCGGTGGAGTACGCCGCGCTCGCCCACtacaagctggtgtacgtgCACCCCTTCGTGGACGGCAACGGCAGGACGTCCCGCCTGCTGATGAACCTGGTGCTCATGAAGGCGCGCTACCCGCCCATCACCATCCGCAAGGAGCAGCGGGCGGAGTACTACGGCGCCCTGGACACGGCCAACGAGGGCGACGTCCGCCCCTTCATCCGCTTCATCGCCAAGTGCACCGAGATGACCCTGGACACGCTGCTCATCGCCACCACGGAGCACGCCGTGGGCCTGCCTGGAGCCAGCCCCCGGCCCAGCGCTGACTGCCAGCAGACCATCCCCATTCACAACTGA